One region of Quercus lobata isolate SW786 chromosome 2, ValleyOak3.0 Primary Assembly, whole genome shotgun sequence genomic DNA includes:
- the LOC115976303 gene encoding biotin carboxyl carrier protein of acetyl-CoA carboxylase 2, chloroplastic has translation MASSTVPCPKTLLLRHSNSTNHTQPRPKQSLKLVSFHRGSTPRPSLLFGSSLPDPIPNLKQSTVWKVCAQLNEVTAKKSSNSAPIPSTQPGVVSSEGRDESSHPVPDPSSDVSSISAFMSQVSDLVKLVDSRDISELQLKQMDCELIIRKKEALQQAAPSAPVASMPPHLTYATLPSPPPPATAAAPASPPPSAPAPALPAPAKASASSHPPLKCPMAGTFYRSPAPGEPPFVKVGDKVQKGQAICIVEAMKLMNEIEADQSGTIAEILMEDGKPVSIDTPLFVIVP, from the exons ATGGCGTCGTCTACGGTGCCCTGTCCAAAGACCCTTTTGCTGCGACATTCCAATTCCACTAACCACACCCAGCCTAGACCCAAGCAGTCCTTGAAGCTGGTTTCTTTTCACCGTGGGTCGACTCCCAGACCCTCTTTGCTTTTCGGATCTTCGCTTCCTGACCCG ATCCCTAATTTGAAGCAATCCACTGTCTGGAAGGTCTGCGCACAGCTTAATGAG GTAACTGCCAAGAAATCTTCAAATTCTGCACCCATACCTTCCACGCAGCCTGGAGTTGTATCGTCAGAAGGGAGAGATGAGTCATCGCATCCTGTACCAGACCCTAGTTCAGATGTATCATCAATCTCAGCATTCATGTCTCAAGTATCAGACCTTGTCAA ACTTGTGGATTCAAGAGATATTTCAGAGCTGCAACTGAAGCAAATGGACTGTGAGCTCATAATTAGAAAGAAGGAAGCTTTGCAGCAGGCAGCACCATCTGCCCCTGTTGCTAGTATGCCACCACATCTAACCTATGCGACGCTTCCatctccaccaccaccagccACGGCAGCTGCTCCTGCAAGCCCTCCTCCTTCTGCACCAGCACCTGCCTTACCCGCACCTGCAAAGGCAAGCGCTTCATCTCATCCACCACTGAAATGCCCCATGGCTGGAACCTTCTATCGCAGTCCTGCACCTGGTGAACCACCATTTGTCAAG GTTGGAGATAAAGTCCAAAAAGGTCAGGCCATCTGCATAGTTGAGGCCATGAAACTAATGAATGAAATTGAG GCTGATCAGTCTGGAACAATAGCCGAGATTCTTATGGAGGACGGGAAACCAGTTAGCATAGACACG CCTCTTTTTGTCATTGTACCTTGA
- the LOC115976304 gene encoding sister chromatid cohesion protein SCC2, with translation MSYPINSGSGSGSAGQGQRGIGLSNTIHSEVAPCLPLPSLPVFCGASEQDLRLFDEPRGGGSFGSLNRADVLSQASRISDLLRQTDVSYLILRDNTRAVPYGYVEPLELHEQVLRCSSEAFECSTAGPIKEPISTSTVPEKKSFEQSIHITSKAQRDYGATHNYQPDYVVANNVSTSSSRKPKVKKKSSDNFSSSVGPDPAELQDATIGNFCELLEDFCGRAEIPSDDRDEAEWLAVPLSDLRMLINEIMSIRAKKLLHLVPVDILVRLLRVLDHQIHRAEGLTIDECEHSDSDIVSSIFCALESIHAALAVMTYNQMQKQLYKEEIIERILEFSRRQIMDVMCVYDPSYRALHKPSENGGFEGDEDEELDAELGLASKKRRSNKTVRVKKSSINKVSASVNTILQKMCTILGFLKDLLLIERLSDSCILQLVKTSFTTFLVDNIQLLQLKAISLISGIFYSYTQHRTYVIDEILQLLWKLPSSKRALRSYHLPDEEQRQIQMITALLIQLVHCSANLPEALRQSSSGNPILEVSIDSSYPVKCHEAATEACCYFWTRVLQRFASLKTQDVSEMKSMMENLVMDLLTTLNLPEYPASAPILEVLCVLLLQNAGLKSKDISARTMAIDLLGTIAARLKRDAVLCRRDKFWVLQELVNADGAADCRYPKDACSICLDGRVEKLVFVCQSCQRSFHADCIGVREHEVPNRSWQCQFCLCRKQLLVLQSYCKSQFKDDGKKNQSRSEKNPEASDPITNAEIIQQLLLNYLEDVGSDDVHLFVRWFYLCLWCKDDPKSQQKFIYYLARLKSKAIIRDPGTASSLLTKDSVKKITLALGQNNSFSRGFDKILHMLLASLRENSPVIRAKALRAVSIIVEADPEVLCDKRVQLAVEGRFCDSAISAREAALELVGRHISSHPDVGLKYFEKVAERIKDTGVSVRKRAIKIIRDMCTSNANFSEFTNACIEILSRVSDDESSIQDLVCKTFYEFWFEEPSGSETQFFGDGSSVPLEVAKKTEQIVEMLRRMPNHQLLVTVIKRNLALDFFPQSAKAAGINPVSLASVRKRCELMCKCLLEKILLVEEMNGEEVEVRALPYVLVLHAFCVVDPTLCAPSSDPSQFVVTLQPYLKTQVDNRRVAQLLESVIFIIDSVMPLLRKLPQSVVEELEQDLKHMIVRHSFLTVVHACIKCLCSVGKVAGKGATVIEYLIQVFFKRLDAQAIDNKQLVGRSLFCLGLLIRYGNSLMGSSSNKTIDAVSCLSLFKKYLRVEDFIVKVRSLQALGFLLVARPEYMLDNDIGKIVEATLSSGCDVRLKMQSLQNMYEYLLDAESQMGTDKANENAIHYSVEGGHSVPVAAGAGDTNICGGIVQLYWDSILGRCLDLNEQVRQAALKIVEIVLRQGLVHPITCVPYLIALETDPQEVNSKLAHHLLMNMNEKYPAFFESRLGDGLQMTFIFIQAITGINENANQKVQSKVLGNVKGKSDGGSVSQARLGVSRIYKLIRGNRVSRNKFMSSIVRKFDNPSWNDSVVPFLMYCTEILALLPFTSPDEPLYLIYAINRVIQVRAGALEASMKALNNYLSQKEAEKIPYDNGQLKPAVQSDFNEMTSMDLNGTIQHEPAGQPIFDHRMPMDLNESIQQDIADQSVFNHSTLVGAKTRSMSSGVSFILSEDDLQKVQADCLAAIALQLLLKLKRHLKIVYSLNDARCQAFSPNEPVKPGDVLSRQNIPLNISETRISLPATYQDLIQRYQEFKNALKEDAIDYSIYTANIKRKRPTPRKGRKSVYGGGDEDDIDDEEWTGGVRRLSNSGRRGNSNRGSRQR, from the exons GATTCTCAGAGACAATACAAGGGCAGTTCCATATGGATATGTGGAGCCTTTAGAACTACATGAACAAGTTCTACGATGTAGTTCGGAAGCATTTGAGTGCAGTACTGCAG GTCCTATTAAGGAGCCAATCTCTACCAGTACAGTACCTGAAAAGAAGTCCTTTGAGCAAAGCATACATATTACAAGTAAAGCTCAAAGAGACTACGGGGCAACTCACAATTATCAACCTGACTATGTTGTAGCTAAT AACGTATCGACATCATCTTCTAGGAAACcaaaagtaaagaagaaaagtagCGATAATTTCTCATCATCGGTTGGACCAGATCCTGCTGAGCTTCAAG ATGCCACCATTGGAAACTTTTGTGAGTTGTTGGAGGACTTCTGTGGTAGAGCTGAAATTCCTAGTGATGATCGGGATGAAGCAGAGTGGTTAGCAGTGCCACTTTCTGATCTTAGGATGCTAATAAACGAAATAATGTCTATCCGTGCAAAGAAACTTCTACATTTGGTTCCTGTAGATATTCTTGTTAGGCTTTTAAGGGTTCTTGATCATCAAATACATCGAGCAGAAGGCTTGACCATTGATGAATGCGAGCAT TCAGATTCAGATATAGTTTCATCAATCTTTTGTGCTCTGGAGTCCATTCATGCTGCTCTAGCAGTAATGACTTACAACCAAATGCAAAAGCAGCTCTATAAAGAAGAG ATTATTGAAAGAATTCTAGAGTTTTCCAGGCGTCAGATAATGGATGTCATGTGTGTTTATGATCCATCATATCGTGCCTTGCATAAACCAAGTGAAAATGGGGGATTTGAAG GTGACGAAGATGAAGAGCTTGATGCTGAACTTGGTTTGGCAAGCAAGAAACGACGTAGTAATAAGACTGTTAGAGTGAAGAAATCGTCAATAAACAA GGTCTCTGCCTCTGTGAATACTATTCTTCAGAAAATGTGCACTATTCTTGGTTTTCTCAAGGATTTGTTGTTAATAGAGAGGTTGTCGGATAGTTGCATTTTACAACTTGTGAAGACGAGCTTTACGACATTCTTGGTGGACAATATCCAGCTCTTGCAACTAAAGGCAATTAGTTTAATAAGCGGG ATATTCTATTCATACACACAACATCGTACTTATGTAATAGATGAAATACTTCAGCTACTTTGGAAGTTACCATCCTCAAAGCGAGCACTAAGATCTTACCACCTACCTGATGAAGAACAAAGGCAGATTCAGATGATTACTGCTTTGCTGATTCAGTTGGTGCATTGTAGTGCAAACCTTCCTGAAGCTTTAAGGCAATCATCAAGTGGTAATCCCATCTTAGAAGTCTCGATTGATTCTAGTTACCCTGTAAAATGCCATGAGGCGGCCACGGAGGCATGTTGTTATTTTTGGACCCGTGTGCTTCAGCGCTTTGCAAGTTTGAAGACTCAAGATGTTTCTGAGATGAAATCAATGATGGAGAATCTTGTTATGGATTTGCTGACAACGTTGAATTTACCTGAATATCCTGCTTCAGCTCCTATTCTGGAG GTTCTGTGTGTCTTGTTACTCCAGAATGCTGGGCTGAAATCTAAAGACATCTCTGCACGTACGATGGCCATTGACCTTCTTGGCACAATAGCTGCGAGATTGAAGCGTGATGCTGTACTTTGCAGAAGGGACAAATTTTGGGTATTGCAGGAACTGGTTAATGCTGATGGTGCTGCTGATTGCAGATATCCGAAAGAtgcatgttctatatgtttggATGGAAGGGTTGAAAAATTGGTCTTTGTATGTCAAAGTTGTCAGAGATCATTTCATGCTGATTGCATTGGAGTAAGAGAACATGAAGTTCCTAACAGAAGCTGGCAGTGTCAATTTTGCCTCTGCAGGAAGCAACTTCTTGTATTACAATCATACTGCAAATCGCAGTTCAAGGATGATGGTAAAAAGAATCAGAGTCGGTCAGAAAAAAATCCTGAAGCGTCTGATCCAATTACAAATGCTGAAATTATTCAACAGCTGCTATTGAATTACCTTGAAGATGTTGGTTCTGATGATGTGCATCTCTTTGTTCGCTG GTTTTATCTCTGCCTGTGGTGCAAGGATGATCCTAAATCTCAGCAGAAGTTCATTTACTACCTGGCTAGATTGAAATCAAAAGCAATAATACGTGATCCTGGAACTGCTTCTTCGTTGTTAACAAAGGATTCAGTCAAGAAGATTACTTTAGCATTGGGACAAAATAACTCTTTTTCTAGAGGGTTTGATAAGATTCTTCATATGCTTTTG GCAAGTTTGAGGGAGAACTCTCCTGTAATTAGAGCTAAGGCCCTAAGAGCg GTTAGTATTATTGTAGAAGCTGATCCTGAGGTATTATGTGATAAACGTGTGCAATTGGCTGTAGAAGGAAGGTTTTGTGACTCTGCAATATCCGCAAGGGAAGCGGCGTTGGAACTTGTGGGCAGGCATATTTCTTCGCATCCTGATGTTGGTTTGAAG TACTTTGAGAAGGTTGCTGAGAGAATAAAAGACACCGGAGTTAGTGTTCGAAAACGAGCTATTAAAATCATTCGAGATATGTGCACTTCTAATGCCAACTTCTCTGAATTTACGAATGCGTGTATTGAGATCCTTTCTCGTGTTAGTGATGACGAATCTAGTATTCAG GATCTTGTTTGCAAGACATTCTATGAGTTCTGGTTTGAGGAACCTTCTGGTTCAGAGACTCAGTTTTTTGGAGATGGTAGTTCTGTTCCACTTGAGGTTGCTAAAAAAACTGAGCAAATTGTTGAGATGTTGAGGAGGATGCCAAATCACCAACTTCTCGTCACTGTCATTAAGCGCAACTTAGCTCTTGATTTTTTTCCACAATCAGCTAAAGCTGCTGGGATCAACCCTGTATCTCTCGCATCAGTGCGTAAGCGTTGTGAGTTGATGTGCAAATGCTTATTGGAAAAGATACTACTG GTAGAGGAAATGAATGGTGAGGAGGTGGAGGTGCGTGCACTTCCTTATGTGCTTGTCTTGCATGCATTTTGCGTTGTGGACCCGACCCTCTGTGCCCCGTCCTCTGATCCTTCCCAATTTGTGGTTACTCTACAGCCATATCTTAAGACTCAG GTTGATAATCGAAGGGTTGCTCAGTTACTGGAGagtgttatttttattattgattctGTTATGCCATTGCTTCGAAAGTTACCTCAAAGCGTTGTTGAAGAACTCGAGCAAGACTTGAAGCACATGATTGTTCGGCATTCCTTCTTGACAGTTGTTCATGCTTGCATCAA GTGCCTTTGCTCTGTGGGCAAAGTTGCTGGAAAAGGTGCTACTGTGATTGAGTATCTTATTCAGGTCTTCTTCAAACGTTTGGATGCCCAGGCAATTGACAACAAGCAG CTAGTTGGACGGTCCCTTTTTTGCCTTGGATTGCTTATCCGCTATGGCAATTCTTTGATGGGCAGCTCCAGTAACAAAACTATTGACGCTGTCAGTTGTCTCAGCTTGTTCAAAAAATATCTCCGAGTAGAGGATTTCATTGTAAAGGTTAGATCATTGCAG GCATTAGGATTTCTTCTAGTTGCTCGGCCCGAGTACATGTTGGATAATGATATTGGGAAAATAGTAGAGGCAACTTTGTCTTCTGGCTGTGATGTTCGCCTTAAG ATGCAATCATTGCAAAACATGTATGAGTATCTTCTTGATGCGGAAAGTCAAATGGGAACAGATAAAGCAAATGAAAATGCAATTCATTATTCTGTAGAAGGTGGCCACAGTGTACCTGTAGCTGCGGGTGCAGGAGATACTAATATATGTGGGGGTATAGTTCAGTTATATTGGGATAGTATTTTAGGTAGATGTTTGGACTTAAACGAACAAGTTCGCCAAGCGGCCCTTAAG ATTGTTGAAATTGTGCTGCGCCAAGGTCTTGTTCATCCCATCACTTGTGTCCCATACCTTATAGCTCTGGAAACAGATCCGCAGGAGGTGAATTCAAAGTTGGCTCATCATTTGCTGATGAACATGAATGAGAA GTACCCTGCATTTTTTGAAAGCCGTTTGGGGGATGGCCTTCAAATGACATTCATTTTTATACAAGCCATAACTGGCATTAATGAAAATGCAAACCAGAAGGTCCAGTCCAAGGTTCTAGGAAATGTGAAGGGGAAATCTGATGGTGGCTCTGTCTCTCAAGCAAGGCTTGGAGTTTCTAGAATTTACAAGCTCATCCGTGGTAACCGGGTTTCAAGAAACAAGTTTATGTCCTCAATCGTGAGAAAGTTTGATAACCCAAGCTGGAATGATTCTGTAGTCCCTTTCCTGAT GTACTGTACTGAAATACTTGCTTTGCTTCCATTCACATCCCCTGATGAGCCACTATATTTGATCTATGCTATAAATCGAGTAATACAAGTTAGGGCTGGGGCACTTGAGGCAAGTATGAAAGCCCTGAATAATTATTTGTCACAAAAAGAGGCAGAGAAGATACCTTATGACAATGGACAACTGAAGCCAGCTGTTCAGTCTGATTTCAATGAGATGACTTCCATGGATTTGAATGGGACAATCCAGCATGAGCCAGCTGGTCAGCCTATCTTTGATCATAGGATGCCAATGGATTTGAATGAGAGTATTCAACAAGATATTGCTGATCAGTCAGTCTTTAATCATAGTACCTTAGTGGGGGCAAAAACGCGTAGTATGAGCTCAGGTgtttcttttattctttcagAAGATGATCTGCAGAAAGTCCAG GCTGACTGTCTTGCGGCAATTGCATTGCAGCTTCTTTTGAAGCTAAAGAGGCACCTTAAAATTGTCTATAGCCTGAATGACGCTCGGTGCCAG GCTTTTTCTCCTAATGAACCCGTAAAACCAGGAGATGTTCTCTCCAGACAAAACATTCCCCTTAACATCAGTGAAACACGCATCAGTTTGCCTGCCACTTATCAAGATCTGATACAAAGATATCAG GAATTCAAGAATGCTTTGAAGGAAGATGCTATTGATTACTCAATTTATACAGCAAATATAAAGAGGAAGCGCCCTACCCCCAGAAAAGGACGGAAATCTGTATATGGGGGAGGTGATGAAGATGATATTGATGATGAAGAGTGGACAGGTGGGGTTCGAAGGCTAAGTAATAGTGGCAGGAGAGGTAACAGCAATAGGGGAAGTAGGCAACGATGA